The genomic segment CGCGCAGTTCGTCGGGCGACAGTTCGCGGGTGTGGTCGTCGCCGCGCTGCAGGCCCGCCACGCGCGTCTGGTCGATATCGAAACCCAGCGTCGCGTGGCGACGCCCGAATGCGACCGCGAGCGGCAGGCCCACGTAGCCGAGGCCGATGACGGCGATGCGGATGTCGTCGCGTGCGGGCAGCGGTGCGGTCATGCAGGGAGTCGCTCGTTGGGCAATCGGCGCAGTGTAGCGGACGCCCGCAAACGGCTTCAGGTGTCGGCGAGCCAGGCGGCGATCGCGTCCGGTGCGCGCATCAACGCGAAATGGTCGGCCTTCGCACCCAGGCGCGCGGCGTCGAAACCATCGATCGCGGTGTCCGCGCTGCCGAGTTTGCCGAGCAGGAAACGCAGCGACGACGGCGGGCCGAGCCAGTCGTCGTCGAGCCACGCCGCGCGGACGGGCACATCGACACGCGCCATCGCCGCATCGATGTCGACATCCACGCCGGCTGCCGCATAACGCCCGCGCAATCCGCTGCGCGTCCAGTCGGCGATCACGCCGCGCGACTCATTGCCGGCGAAGCGCAGCCGGCGCCCCGGCAGCACGCCGCGCGTACGCGCGAGCCACGCCATGAAGCGGTACAGCGGTGGCAACGTGTAGCGCACGCGCGGCGGGAACGCGCGCCAGTAGGGCGCGCCGCTGGCGACCAGCCACAGCGCGTCGGCCGCATCGGGTTGCAGCGCGAGATGGCAACAGGCGAGCTGCCCGCCGAGGCTGTGCCCGCCGATGACGCGCGTCGCGCCCGGCACGGCGTCATCCAGCGCTGCCTCGCTGCGCGCGATGTCGGCGAGCAGTTCGCGGTAGCCCCAGTCGTGCGTGCGGCCGGCGCGCAGGCTGCTCGAGCCGATGCCGCGCCATTCGTGCAGGCCGACGGCGATGTCGCGCGCAGCCAGCGCGTCGGCGAACGGCAGGTAATGCTTCGCGGGCACGCCCATCGCCGGCAGCCACAACAGCCGGCGCGTCGGCGCGTCGGGCACGCGCATGATCAGTTCGAAGCGATGGCCGTCGCCGCTGTCGAGTGGTTCGACGCGGTCAGCCACCGTGCTCACGACGCGAGCGGGCCCAGATGGCCGAGCACGCTGACCGCACTGCGCCCGGGGCGGTAGGCGTCGCGCATTGCGCGGTGCACGTAGTTGATGCCGGCGCGGCATGCAGTCGCGGCGTCGTCGCCCAGCGCGAGGCGTGCGGCGATCGCCGACGACAGCGTGCAGCCGGTGCCGTGGCCGTCGATCTCGAGCCGCGGCGCGCGATGTGCGAAGGCCGCACCGGCATCGGCGTAGCGATCCACGACTTCGTCGCCTTCATCGAGATGGCCGCCCTTGAGCAGCACGCCGTGGGCGCCGAGCGCGCGCAGCGCCGCAAGTGCGGCTTCGGCGTCGGGGCCGGCGGCGATGCGGCGGCCGAGCAGCAGTTCGGCTTCCGGCAGATTCGGTGTCAGCACGCGTGCGCGCGGAATCAGGCGTGTGCGCAGCGCGCCAAGCGCGTCGTCGTCGAGCAGCTTCGCCCCCGAGGTCGCGATCATCACCGGGTCCAGCACCACCGGCACGTCGGGACACAGCGCCAGCGCGTCGGCCACGGCGTCGACGATCTCCGCGGTCGCGAGCATGCCGATCTTCACCGCACGCACGTCGAAGTCGTCGAAACAGGCGTCGATCTGCGCGCGCAGAAATTGGATGGGCGGCGCGTGCACCGCGGTGACGCCGCGGGTGTGCTGCGCGGTCAACGCGGCGATCGCGGACAGGCCGTGCACGCCGTGCGCGGCGAAGGTCTTGAGGTCGGCCTGGATGCCGGCGCCACCGCCGGAATCGGAACCGGCGATCGTGAGCACGGAAGGCGGGCGGGGCGCGGACGGATCGGTCATGCGCACATTGTGCAACAGCGCCCGGCGCGGAATGCAGCGTGCACGCATCGACCGGCCGCGTGTGCGGCCGGTCGTGCGGAGGTCAAAGCACTTCGGACGCGAAGTCGGCCAGGCGCGAACGCTCGCCCCGACGCAGCGTCACGTGCGCGCTGTGCGCCCAGTTCTTGAAGCGGTCGACCGCGTAGGTCAGGCCCGACGTCGTTTCGGTAAGGTAGGGCGTGTCGATCTGTTCGACGTTGCCCAGACACACGATCTTCGTGCCGGGACCGGCGCGGGTGATCAATGTCTTCATCTGCTTGGGCGTGAGGTTCTGCGCCTCGTCGAGGATCAGATACCGCGACAGGAACGTGCGCCCGCGCATGAAGTTCATCGAGCGGATCTTGATGCGCGACGCCAGCAGATCGTTGGTCGCCGCGCGGCCCCAGCTGCCGCCTTCCTGGTTGTGCGTCAACACTTCGAGATTGTCGGTCAGCGCGCCCATCCACGGCGTCATCTTTTCCTCTTCCGTGCCGGGCAGGAAACCGATGTCCTCTCCGACGCTGACCGTCGCGCGGGTCATGATGATCTCGCGGTAGCGCTGCTGGTCCATCGTCTGCGCCAGCCCTGCCGCGAGTGCGAGCAGCGTCTTGCCGGTGCCGGCGGTGCCGAGCAGCGTGACGAAGTCGACTTCCGGATCCATCAGTGCGTTGAGCGCGAAATTCTGCTCGCGGTTGCGCGCGTTGATGCCCCACACCGCGTGCTGGCTGTGGCGGAAGTCGTCGACGATCTGCAGCGTCGCGCGGCCGTCTTCCACCTTCGTTACGCGGAACTCGGATTCCTCGTCACCCGGCAGGTACAGGAACTGGTTCGCGTACCAGCCGTCTTCTTCCGATACCGAGAGGTCGTAATACGTGCGGCCCTTGTCGGTCCACGAACGCAGGTCCTTGCCGTGGATCGTCCAGAAATCCGCCGGCAACGCCGTTGCGCCGGTGTAGAGCAGGCTGAAATCGTCGAGCGCGCGGTCGTTCTCGTAGTCCTCGTTGGGAATGCCGGCGATCGCCGCCTTGATCCGGAGGTTGATGTCCTTCGAGACGAACACGACCGGGTAATCCGGCTCGGTACGCACCAGGTCGAGGATCGCGCCGAGGATCCGGTTGTCGGGCGCGGCTGCGCCGAACGAGGTCGGGTCTTCGCTGGGCGTCGTGGTCTGGAACCGCAGTTTGCCGACGCTCTGCGCGCCGCGCAGCTGCAGGCCCTGCGGACGCAGCAACGGCAGGCCGGTCGCGATCTGGTCGCTGCCCGCCGCTTCGATCAGTTCGTTGAGAAAGCGGCTGACCTGCCGCGCATTGCGGCTGGCCTCGGTAGTGCCTTTCTTGCCGTTATCGAGTTCTTCGATCACCTGCATCGGCAGGTAGACATCGTGCTCCTCGAACTTGAACAGCGCCGTGGGATCGTGCATGAGCACGTTGGTGTCGAGAACGTAGACGCGCTTGCCTTTGGTCATCATCGGAGTGTCGGCGTTCCGTGTTGAAAAGGGATGACGGGAGTGGAGCTTTCGTTGCACACGCACGGCCGCGCCGCCGTGACCCGCGATGCGGGACGGCGAGTGGCACGTTCGGAAGTGGCCGTCACTGCGACTGCGCAGCCTGCAGTGCGTCGAGTACGGCCTGCGCATGGCCCGGCACGCGGACCTTGCGCCATTCGGCCGCGATGCGGCCGTCGGGATCGATCAGGAACGTGCTGCGCTCGATGCCCAGCACGGTCCGGCCATACATGTTCTTCTCGCGGATCACGTCGAACGCGCGACACAAGGCTTCGTCCGCATCGCTGACCAGCGGAAACGCGAAGCCCTGCTTGGCGCAGAAATTGTCGTGTGATTTCACCGAGTCGCGCGAGACGCCCAGCACGTCGGCGTCGAGCGCCTGGAACTGCGGCAACAGCGCGCTGAAATCCAGGCCCTCGGTCGTACAACCGGGCGTGGAATCCTTCGGGTAGAAGTAGAGGACGAGCCAGCGTCCGGCGTGGTCGGCCAGTGTGGCCTTCGCGCCGCCCGACAGCGCCAGTGGCAGCTGCAGGGTGGCCTTTGCGAGCTTCTTGCGTGTTCCGCTCATCGTTCGAACGGGCGTTCCATTGCGACGGTCGTGATCACAATGCGCGCGTGTTCCTGCTTTCGCAAGCGTCCGCGCGCATCGGATCAGAACTTCATCGGATCCATGATCGCGTCGAGGTTCAGGTGGTCGCAGAACTCGAGGAAATCGTCGCGCAGCGCAGCGATGTGCATGTTCGCCGGGATGCCGATCGTGATCTGCGCCGAGAACATGTCGGCGCCGGTCTGCATCGCGCGATAGCGCGAGGAGTGCAGGCTTTCGATCGTGATGCCC from the Luteimonas fraxinea genome contains:
- a CDS encoding alpha/beta hydrolase family protein; this encodes MRVPDAPTRRLLWLPAMGVPAKHYLPFADALAARDIAVGLHEWRGIGSSSLRAGRTHDWGYRELLADIARSEAALDDAVPGATRVIGGHSLGGQLACCHLALQPDAADALWLVASGAPYWRAFPPRVRYTLPPLYRFMAWLARTRGVLPGRRLRFAGNESRGVIADWTRSGLRGRYAAAGVDVDIDAAMARVDVPVRAAWLDDDWLGPPSSLRFLLGKLGSADTAIDGFDAARLGAKADHFALMRAPDAIAAWLADT
- the thiD gene encoding bifunctional hydroxymethylpyrimidine kinase/phosphomethylpyrimidine kinase: MTDPSAPRPPSVLTIAGSDSGGGAGIQADLKTFAAHGVHGLSAIAALTAQHTRGVTAVHAPPIQFLRAQIDACFDDFDVRAVKIGMLATAEIVDAVADALALCPDVPVVLDPVMIATSGAKLLDDDALGALRTRLIPRARVLTPNLPEAELLLGRRIAAGPDAEAALAALRALGAHGVLLKGGHLDEGDEVVDRYADAGAAFAHRAPRLEIDGHGTGCTLSSAIAARLALGDDAATACRAGINYVHRAMRDAYRPGRSAVSVLGHLGPLAS
- a CDS encoding PhoH family protein; protein product: MTKGKRVYVLDTNVLMHDPTALFKFEEHDVYLPMQVIEELDNGKKGTTEASRNARQVSRFLNELIEAAGSDQIATGLPLLRPQGLQLRGAQSVGKLRFQTTTPSEDPTSFGAAAPDNRILGAILDLVRTEPDYPVVFVSKDINLRIKAAIAGIPNEDYENDRALDDFSLLYTGATALPADFWTIHGKDLRSWTDKGRTYYDLSVSEEDGWYANQFLYLPGDEESEFRVTKVEDGRATLQIVDDFRHSQHAVWGINARNREQNFALNALMDPEVDFVTLLGTAGTGKTLLALAAGLAQTMDQQRYREIIMTRATVSVGEDIGFLPGTEEEKMTPWMGALTDNLEVLTHNQEGGSWGRAATNDLLASRIKIRSMNFMRGRTFLSRYLILDEAQNLTPKQMKTLITRAGPGTKIVCLGNVEQIDTPYLTETTSGLTYAVDRFKNWAHSAHVTLRRGERSRLADFASEVL
- a CDS encoding peroxiredoxin — translated: MSGTRKKLAKATLQLPLALSGGAKATLADHAGRWLVLYFYPKDSTPGCTTEGLDFSALLPQFQALDADVLGVSRDSVKSHDNFCAKQGFAFPLVSDADEALCRAFDVIREKNMYGRTVLGIERSTFLIDPDGRIAAEWRKVRVPGHAQAVLDALQAAQSQ